The Oncorhynchus keta strain PuntledgeMale-10-30-2019 chromosome 22, Oket_V2, whole genome shotgun sequence genome includes the window agaaacagggagagagagagagaaatacagagggggaagagacaaaggagagaacagagggataaggagagagagaaacagacggagagaaagacagtgggagggaaagagaggcagaggcagagagacacacagagagtggGGGGTAGAGAACTGAGGGAGGGGTGTTAGATCAATGGGAGTGACTCATGGTGGTGTAGCAAACTATAGGAAGGAAACAGAGTTGACTATTCCAAATGATTTACTTCACAGGAAGTGAAGCACAAGCACACAAGAAAGCAGCACAGCACAaaagcacagcacacacacacttttagaaAACGTTTCTCTTactaagtttttttttttaaagcagaacGGCCAAGGTACTTCACTAAAAAAGAAACCTGGATTTGACACATAATCCATTTCCTTTGGGAGCTGACAATAGACATGTGGTGTAGCTACTTGTTTGTGTGAATCTGTGGAAATCGCTCTGGAAAAGGTGTCTGATAAGGGGTAAAATCCTAACTTGCATTCAAGTCAAATGTTCACTTAGTCATACATTGATGACAATTTGAAATGTTGTTAGGACTGTATTTATTCATATTAACCCCCTCAGCTCCAACCCCAGGCAGGCAGCCCTTACATACCTGGGTGCATGGTTGATAAGGGGCTGTGTCTTGTACTTTGGGAACTTGTAGGACTTGAACTCGTCCATGGAAGAGATCCCAGGCCAGCTGACCTCTGTCGGTGTGCCTGGTTCAGGGGGGTGGGGGAGAAGATTTTCAGACATGCAGGAGAGCTTAAAagacccagtgcagtcaaaaacatgattctCCTGTGCTTTATATACATTacaacactatgaggttggaataatactgtgaaattgtgagaatgatgataatgcccttttagtgtaagagctgtttgaaaagacagccagaaatttcagcctgtttggGTGGGATGGAGTTTGCAGTTCCAAACCACAGTGCTAGCTAAATTAAACAATCACAGTacggtacttaattgttacccacaaatgatttgatattgagataaaacaaACGGCCGCATTGGAGCTTTAATCATAAAAGATGACTGCCTCGGTTAAAAATAGACTTAGATAAACAACTTTTCCAAAGACAATTGTATGTGTGGTGCTGTGACATATACAAGCAAACTCAAATGATTAACAACACACAACAGTGCCCAACATTCAATTACATAtgcgagagagagcagagagcaaacTGATTCAATCTTCGCATGTCATGTGGTATTTGTGTTCCCGCCACCAGGTGGCAGCACTCACCCAGCAGTCTAAAGATGAGATGCAGTTCGTCCTCCACAGTCGAACCAGGGAACAGAGGCCTCCCGGCAGACATCTCATAGAATATACACCCCACACCCCTGGGGTCAGATGGATTAGGTTAGGGTTCAAATAGACGTAAAACAAGTCAATGCATGTCTTTATTAGGGGAATCTATAACCCCCTTTCACTTAACTATCTCTGCCCTTCACTGTAAATTAGGTGCATGGCTATTCTCATTATTCAGGGCGTAACATAAGGACCGCCAAAAGTGTGATAGATATAGGGGTCAAGATGGCTTTCAGTTTTGCATATATATCATTCAGATTAGATTAAAAGATCATGGCTCATTATAACCCTCAAGCAACGCTCATGGTTCCTATGTTGGTTCTCTCATGGTTCTAGATCACCTCAGCCCACTCACCACATGTCTATCGGTGTGGAGTACTCCGAGGAGCCCAGTAGAACGTCAGGAGGCCGGTACCAGAGCGTCACCACCTCGTTGGAGTACGTCTTAGTGGGGACTGACTTGGCCCGGGCCAGACCTGGAACAAAATAACAACGAGGGACATTTCAGTCAGACTTTACTGAATAGACAGGCTCAATGTCAGCAATCATGCCAAATTGAGCCAAGCTGACCTGGACTGTGCTGGCCTGGTTCCGCCtccaccatagttgctggaacCAGACCatgtgaaaagaaaaacatccgAGCCAGCTCAGtacggttcaggttagcacgatagtgtgaaaagaaaaacatcccagccagctcagtacggttcaggttagcacgatagtgtgaaaagaaaaacatcccagccagctcagtacggttcaggttagcacgatagtgtgaaaagaaaaacatcccagccagctcagtacggttcaggttagcacgatagtgtgaaaagaaaaacatccgAGCCAGCTCAGtacggttcaggttagcacgatagtgtgaaaagaaaaacatcccagccagctcagtacggttcaggttagcacgatagtgtgaaaagaaaaacatcccagccagctcagtacggttcaggttagcacgatagtgtgaaaagaaaaacatcccagccagctcagtacggttcaggttagcacgatagtgtgaaaagaaaaacatccgAGCCAGCTCAGtacggttcaggttagcacgatagtgtgaaaagaaaaacatcccagccagctcagtacggttcaggttagcacgatagtgtgaaaagaaaaacatcccagccagctcagtacggttcaggttagcacgatagtgtgaaaagaaaaacatcccagccagctcagtacggttcaggttagcacgatagtgtgaaaagaaaaacatcccagccagctcagtacggttcaggttagcacgatagtgtgaaaagaaaaacatccgAGCCAGCTTAGtacggttcaggttagcacgatagtgtgaaaagaaaaacatccgAGCCAGCTCAGAACGGTTCAGGttagcacgatagtgtgaaaagaacaacatcccagccagctcagaacggttcaggttagcacgatagtgtgaaaagaaaaacatcccagccagcttagtacggttcaggttagcacgatagtgtgaaaagaaaaacatcccagccagcttagtacggttcaggttagcacgatagtgtgaaaagaaaaacatcccagccagctcagtacggttcaggttagcacgatagtgtgaaaagaaaaacatcccagccagctcagacggttcaggttagcacccagatagtgtgaaaagaaaaacatcccagccagctcagtacggttcaggttagcacgatagtgtgaaaagaaaaacatccgAGCCAGCTCAGtacggttcaggttagcacgatagtgtgaaaagaaaaacatcccagccagcttagtacggttcaggttagcacgatagtgtgaaaagaaaaacatcccagccagctcagtacggttcaggttagcacgatagtgtgaaaagaaaaacatcccagccagctcagtacggttcaggttagcacgatagtgcgaaaagaaaaacatcccagccagctcagaacggttcaggttagcacgatagtgtgaaaagaaaaacatcccagccagctcagaacggttcaggttagcacgatagtgtgaaaagaaaaacatcccaGCAAGCTCAGAACGGTTCAGGttagcacgatagtgtgaaaagaaaacatcccagccagctcagaacggttcaggttagcacgatagtgtgaaaagaaaaaATCCATCGAGCCAGCTCAGtacggttcaggttagcacgatagtgtgaaaagaaaaacatcccagccagcttagtacggttcaggttagcacgatagtgtgaaaagaaaaacatcccagccagctcagtacggttcaggttagcacgatagtgtgaaaagaaaacatcccagccagctcagtacggttcaggttagcacgatagtgtgaaaagaaaaacatcccagccagctcagaacggttcaggttagcacgatagtgtgaaaagaaaaacatcccagccagctcagtacggttcaggttagcacgatagtgtgaaaagaaaaacatcccagccagctcagaacggttcaggttagcacgatagtgtgaaaagaaaaacatcccagccagctcagaacggttcaggttagcacgatagtgtgaaaagaaaacatcccagccagctcagaacggttcaggttagcacgatagtgtgaaaagaaaaacatcccagccagctcagaacggttcaggttagcacgatagtgtgaaaagaaaaacatccgAGCCAGCTCAGtacggttcaggttagcacgatagtgtgaaaagaaaaacatcccagccagctcagtgcggttcaggttagcacgatagtgtgaaaagaaaaacatcccagccagctcagtacggttcaggttagcacgatagtgtgaaaagaaaaacatcccaGCCAGCTCAGTACGGTTCAGAttagcacgatagtgtgaaaagaaaaacatccgAGCCAGCTCAGTGCGGTTCAGGTTAGCACAatagtgtgaaaagaaaaacatccgAGCCAGCTCAGTGCGGTTCAGGttagcacgatagtgtgaaaagaaaaacatccgAGCCAGCTCAGTGCGGTTCAGGTTAGCACAatagtgtgaaaagaaaaacatccgAGCCAGCTCAGTGCGGTTCAGGTTAGCACAatagtgtgaaaagaaaaacatccgAGCCAGCTCAGTGCGGTTCAGGTTAGCACAatagtgtgaaaagaaaaacatccgAGCCAGCTCAGTGCGGTTCAGGttagcacgatagtgtgaaaagaaaaacatcccagccagctcagtgcggttcaggttagcacaatagtgtgaaaagaaaaacatccgAGCCAGCTCAGTGCGGTTCAGGttagcacgatagtgtgaaaagaaaaacatccgAGCCAGCTCAGTGCGGTTCAGGTTAGCACAatagtgtgaaaagaaaaacatccgAGCCAGCTCAGTGCGGTTCAGGTTAGCACAatagtgtgaaaagaaaaacatccgAGCCAGCTCAGtacggttcaggttagcacgatagtgtgaaaagaaaaacatcccagccagctcagtgcggttcaggttagcacgatagtgtgaaaagaaaaacatcccagccagctcagtacggttcaggttagcacgatagtgtgaaaagaaaaacatcccagccagctcagtacggttcaggttagcacgatagtgtgaaaagaaaaacatccgAGCCAGCTCAGTGCGGTTCAGGttagcacgatagtgtgaaaagaaaaacatcccagccagctcagtacggttcaggttagcacgatagtgtgaaaagaaaaacatcccaGCCAGCTCAGTACGGTTCAGGTTAGCCAGCTCAGACGATAGTGTGAAAAAGAAAAACATCCGAGCCAGCTCAGAACGGTTCAGGttagcacgatagtgtgaaaagaaaaacatcccagccagctcagaacggttcaggttagcacgatagtgtgaaaagaaaaacatccgAGCCAGCTCAGTGCGGTTCAGGttagcacgatagtgtgaaaagaaaaacatccgAGCCAGCTCAGTGCGGTTCAGGttagcacgatagtgtgaaaagaaaaacatcccagccagctcagaacggttcaggttagcacgatagtgtgaaaagaaaaacatcccagccagctcagtacggttcaggttagcacgatagtgtgaaaagaaaaacatcccagccagctcagaacggttcaggttagcacgatagtgtgaaaagaaaaacatcccagccagctcagaacggttcaggttagcacgatagtgtgaaaagaaaaacatcccagccagctcagaacggttcaggttagcacgatagtgtgaaaagaaaaacatcccagccagctcagaacggttcaggttagcacgatagtgtgaaaagaaaaacatcccagccagctcagaacggttcaggttagcacgatagtgtgaaaagaaaaacatccgAGCCAGCTCAGtacggttcaggttagcacgatagtgtgaaaagaaaaacatcccagccagctcagtgcggttcaggttagcacgatagtgtgaaaagaaaaacatcccagccagctcagtacggttcaggttagcacgatagtgtgaaaagaaaaacatcccaGCCAGCTCAGTACGGTTCAGAttagcacgatagtgtgaaaagaaaaacatccgAGCCAGCTCAGTGCGGTTCAGGTTAGCACAatagtgtgaaaagaaaaacatccgAGCCAGCTCAGTGCGGTTCAGGTTAGCAcgtgtgaaaagaaaaacataGTGTGAAAAAAGAAAAACATCCGAGCCAGCTCAGTGCGGTTCAGGTTAGCACAatagtgtgaaaagaaaaacatccgAGCCAGCTCAGTGCGGTTCAGGTTAGCACAatagtgtgaaaagaaaaacatccgAGCCAGCTCAGTGCGGTTCAGGTTAGCACatagtgtgaaaagaaaaacatccgAGCCAGCTCAGTGCGGTTCAGGttagcacgatagtgtgaaaagaaaaacatcccagccagctcagtgcggttcaggttagcacgatagtgtgaaaagaaaaCATCCGAGCCAGCTCAGTGCGGTTCAGGttagcacgatagtgtgaaaagaaaaacatccgAGCCAGCTCAGTGCGGTTCAGGttagcacgatagtgtgaaaagaaaaacatccgAGCCAGCTCAGTGCGGTTCAGGttagcacgatagtgtgaaaagaaaaacatccgAGCCAGCTCAGtacggttcaggttagcacgatagtgtgaaaagaaaaacatcccagccagctcagtgcggttcaggttagcacgatagtgtgaaaagaaaaacatcccagccagctcagtgcggttcaggttagcacgatagtgtgaaaagaaaaacatcccagccagctcagtacggttcaggttagcacgatagtgtgaaaagaaaaacatccgAGCCAGCTCAGTGCGGTTCAGGttagcacgatagtgtgaaaagaaaaacatccgAGCCAGCTCAGTGCGGTTCAGGttagcacgatagtgtgaaaagaaaaacatccgAGCCAGCTCAGtacggttcaggttagcacgatagtgtgaaaagaaaaacatcccagccagctcagtacggttcaggttagcacgatagtgtgaaaagaaaaacatccgAGCCAGCTCAGTGCGGTTCAGGttagcacgatagtgtgaaaagaaaaacatcccagccagctcagtacggttcaggttagcacgatagtgtgaaaagaaaaacatcccagccagctcagtacggttcaggttagcacgatagtgtgaaaagaaaaacatccgAGCCAGCTCAGTGCGGTTCAGGttagcacgatagtgtgaaaagaaaaacatccgAGCCAGCTCAGAACGGTTCAGGttagcacgatagtgtgaaaagaaaaacatccgAGCCAGCTCAGTGAAGGttagcacgatagtgtgaaaagaaaacatcccagccagctcagaacggttcaggttagcacgatagtgtgaaaagaaaaacatcccagccagctcagaacggttcaggttagcacgatagtgtgaaaagaaaaacatcccagccagctcagaacggttcaggttagcacgatagtgtgaaaagaaaaacatcccagccagctcagaacggttcaggttagcacgatagtgtgaaaagaaaaacatcccagccagctcagaacggttcaggttagcacgatagtgtgaaaagaaaaacatccgAGCCAGCTCAGtacggttcaggttagcacgatagtgtgaaaagaaaaacatcccagccagctcagtgcggttcaggttagcacgatagtgtgaaaagaaaaacatccgAGCCAGCTCAGtacggttcaggttagcacgatagtgtgaaaagaaaaacatccgAGCCAGCTCAGTGCGGTTCAGGTTAGCACAatagtgtgaaaagaaaaacatccgAGCCAGCTCAGtacggttcaggttagcacgatagtgtgaaaagaaaaacatcccagccagctcagtgcggttcaggttagcacgatagtgtgaaaagaaaaacatcccagccagctcagtacggttcaggttagcacgatagtgtgaaaagaaaaacatcccagccagctcagtacggttcaggttagcacgatagtgtgaaaagaaaaacatccgAGCCAGCTCAGTGCGGTTCAGGttagcacgatagtgtgaaaagaaaaacatcccagccagctcagtacggttcaggttagcacgatagtgtgaaaagaaaaacatccgAGCCAGCTCAGTGCGGTTCAGGttagcacgatagtgtgaaaagaaaaacatcccaGAGCCAACtagtgtgaaaagaaaaacatccgAGCCAGCTCAGtacggttcaggttagcacgatagtgtgaaaagaaaaacatccgAGCCAGCTCAGTGCGGTTCAGGttagcacgatagtgtgaaaagaaaaacatccgAGCCAGCTCAGTGCGGTTCAGGttagcacgatagtgtgaaaagaaaaacatccgAGCCAGCTCAGTGCGGTTCAGGttagcacgatagtgtgaaaagaaaaacatccgAGCCAGCTCAGAACGGTTCAGGttagcacgatagtgtgaaaagaaaaacatccgAGCCAGCTCAGTGCGGTTCAGGTTAGCACAatagtgtgaaaagaaaaacatccgAGCCAGCTCAGTGCGGTTCAGGTTAGCACAATAGTGTTCAGGTGAAAAGAAAACATCCGAGCCAGCTCAGtacggttcaggttagcacgatagtgtgaaaagaaaaacatcccagccagctcagtgcggttcaggttagcacgatagtgtgaaaagaaaaacatcccagccagctcagtacggttcaggttagcacgatagtgtgaaaagaaaaacatcccagccagctcagtacggttcaggttagcacgatagtgtgaaaagaaaaacatccgAGCCAGCTCAGTGCGGTTCAGGttagcacgatagtgtgaaaagaaaaacatcccagccagctcagtacggttcaggttagcacgatagtgtgaaaagaaaaacatccgAGCCAGCTCAGtacggttcaggttagcacgatagtgtgaaaagaaaaacatccgAGCCAGCTCAGTGCGGTTCAGGttagcacgatagtgtgaaaagaaaaacatccgAGCCAACTCAGtacggttcaggttagcacgatagtgtgaaaagaaaaacatccgAGCCAGCTCAGTGCGGTTCAGGttagcacgatagtgtgaaaagaaaaacatccgAGCCAGCTCAGAACGGTTCAGGttagcacgatagtgtgaaaagaaaaacatccgAGCCAGCTCAGtacggttcaggttagcacgatagtgtgaaaagaaaaacatccgAGCCAGCTCAGtacggttcaggttagcacgatagtgtgaaaagaaaaacatccgAGCCAGCTCAGAACGGTTCAGGttagcacgatagtgtgaaaagaaaaacatcccagccagctcagaacggttcaggttagcacgatagtgtgaaaagaaaaacatcccagccagctcagaacggttcaggttagcacgatagtgtgaaaagCGTACTTGAGGAACAACCAGCGTTTTCAACCCCCTAGAACCCAGGGTAGAATGAGAACAGATCTCTCACCGAAGTCTGCCAGTTTGAGCTCTCCTCGGTCGTTGATGAGCAGGTTCTGAGGCTTCAGATCTCTGTGAAGAACCTTCCGTTTGTGACAGTAAGCCAGCCCTCGCAAGATCTGGAACAAGAATATctgagccaaaacaacaaaagatGTCAGCTCTCTCAAGGCAGCCAGATATTCGCAACTGTGTAAACACCAGCAAAATTATTTTTGTTCTATCTTAAGCTATGTGAGTGGGGGGGAAAAGAGTGTAGTAGTTCCCCCCCAAAAATCTCAATTGGATAAGAATGGTGTGTTATTTTTACAGAGAGAACTTCCATTTGAGGTGTGACACATTTCAATTCTTCGAGTTGACGTTGCGCTAGTCACCAGCAGAGAGCAGAGCGAGGATGTTTTCTACTACAGAAGGAGCCTGGTCTCCGTGGAAACAGGGAGGCCTTGGCAGGCAAGCCTGTAGTGTGCTGTAAGACACTCACCTTGACGTTCTGCATGCTCAGGATGTTCCCACAGTCGTCCATGTACTGCTTCAGGTCCTTGTCCTGCAAGGAGAGAAGACAAGATGCGTCACTGAACGAAGCAGCAACTCAGAAACACCACAAcccaattacctcgtaccctccACATCAACTCGGTACAGGTACCCTGTGAGTATAACCAAGTTATCgtttactcattgtgtatttattcattGTATTTCTATTATTTTTTTTTCAGTTTTTCTCTCAGCATTGTCGGGAAGGGCCCATAagaaagcatttccctgttagtcgaCCTGTTGTTGACAAAGCATGTGAGaaaaaaacaatttgatttgattgactgGACCAGGCTGTACTGTCCCTGAAACTATCATGTACTGTCACATCATATTCTATCGTCAGTGATACGAGGCGTCAGAAAGAGGATGTTGTTCTCACCAGGTACTCAAAGACTAGCGTCAGGGACTTGTCGGTGTGGATGATGTCGTGCAGGGTCACTATGTTGGCGTGTTTCAGGTCCTTCAGCAAGGACACCTCTCTGATAGCAGTGCAAGGTGCTCCCTCCTCGTGCTCCAGTCTGATCTCCTTCAGAGCCACCAGGTTGTCTGTCAGTTTACTCCTTCCTTTAAACACTGTAGCATACGTCccctgggggggaggggggggatagggagagatagggagagggggatgagagaggttGTCTATCAGTTTACTCCCCCCTTAAACACCGTTAGCATGCATACATcccctggagggagagagagatgggtgagaaacTTTAAAGCGAGACCTCACTTACTTCGGGGTCAAGATCATTTGAGATTTCTGTGCTTTGCTCAAACAGATCCCCTCACACACTGATTATCAGCTAAGAGTAGAGGTTAAGGTCTCTATTAATTCAATGACGAGGTGAAGGGGCAATGACTGAGTGTCTAAGTCTAATTAATGACCATGGGAAACTAGCAGGTGTTGCCTTTAAGATAGCGGGAGATTTGGgagtggaaacacacacacacacacacacacacacacacacacctctcctaaTTTGTCCAGTTTGATGTAGGTCTCCAGCTTGCCGAATCCAATTTCTGActaagagagaaaaagaaaggagcAAACAATATTATTAAATGAGGCTTATGTCCTCGTTAGCAGTGACGGgttcacgcacgcacgcacgcacgcacgcacgcacgcacgcacgcacacacacacacacacacacacacacacacacacacacacacacacacacacacacacacacgtgcaggcATGCACACACTTCACAAATCCTCCTTACGGCctcacgtgtgcgtgtgtgtcagagagagatcgtgagtgagtgagtgagtgagtgagtgagtgagtatgcGTGCACATGTATGTGCGTGCTCTATATGTTTCCATCCCATCCCTTCCTCCACAGACTGGGGCTAATTCCATCTAACACTGGACGAACCATTAGCCTTTATGGCacgagagggagcagaggagaggcagtTTGGTGCATGTGAGTGGAAGCATGTGATTCTCTCAACAGAACCGTACtgttcctctcttctcatcctgaCAAGAGGCAAAAGCATTAAcacatacactcactcacacacacacagacagaacacaattATGCAGTGTGCTCGTTGACAGATGCCCGAAGCATAAACACTAACATGGAGCACAATTATACAGCGGTGCTGACGCAGGTCACTCTGAGGCTAGATGTAAACAGATGACAACAGGCAGAGTAGAAGAGACAGTCCAGCTGTGAGCCCTCTCTCATTTCCAGTCTCTCTTGGTCTCTTTCATTCGCTCTCCCCAAAAGTCTCTCTCAATCTGTTTTTCTCCTGACTGACTTAGTCTTCTCTCACACAGTTTTTAATCGACATGTTGTCTGTctatttctcgctctctttcgctcggtgtctctcctttccctccatctcccccatccTTCACatctccccagtgtgtgtgtgtgtgtgtctcgcacCAGTGATGCTCTTCGGGAGCGGCGGCTGAGGGGCTCGTCAAAGGAGGGGCTCGTCAGCTGTAGTTTCTCCAGGTAACCGTCTGGGATACGGATGTCAGCAGGCAGGGACAGACGCTTGTTCAGATCctacacacacaaagagagagacagagaaagagagggaaagagaaagagagagagagaagagagagaagagagagcgagaaaagagagagagagagagagcgagagagagagcgagagagagagagagagagagagagagagagaaagagagagagagaaaggaaagagagaaagggaaagagagaagagagagagagagagagggaaagagaaagagagagagagagaggaaagagagagagagagggggaaagagagagggaaagagagagagagagaaagggagagaaagagagagagaaagagagaaagagagagagagagaaagagagagagaaagaaagagagagagaaagagagagagagggaaagagagagagggaaagagagagagggaagagagaaagagagagaaagaaagagagagagagagagaggagagagaaagagaaagaagagagagaaagagaaagagagagagagagagagaaagagagaagagagagagagaaagaaagagagaaagggaaagagaaagagagagagagagagagagagagggaaagagaaagagagagagagagagggaaagagagagagagagggggaaagagagagggaaagagagagagagagaaagggaaagagaaagagagagagaaagagagaaagagagagagagagaaagagagagagaaagaaagagagagagaaagagagagagagggaaagagagagagaaagagagagagagggaaagagagagagaaagagagagaaatagagagagggaaagagagagagagggaaagagagagagaaagagagagagagggaaagagagaggagagagagagagggaaagagagagagggaaagagagaggagagagagagagagagagaaagagagagagggaaagagagaggagagagagagagagagagagaaagagagagagagagagagagagagagagagagagagatggtgaaaacaGTGAGTATGCTAGTGTAAATCTTGAACACACCGTGTTAAACCTTAGATAAACAGAGAAAGCTCC containing:
- the LOC118400909 gene encoding cyclin-dependent kinase 17-like isoform X1 yields the protein MKRSSGDGDTGRNNANRFWPPLPESSIEKMKRFRRRLSQTLRGSQTIDESLSELAEQITIEENAVKDNSEEPMVRNGHGLPPSAHSVNSFLHQYTGPFKKPPLRRPQSVIGGGGLGSLMAMPRNGSRLDIVHENMKMSSDGESDQASGTSSDEVQSPTGVCLRNRGNRRISAEDLNKRLSLPADIRIPDGYLEKLQLTSPSFDEPLSRRSRRASLSEIGFGKLETYIKLDKLGEGTYATVFKGRSKLTDNLVALKEIRLEHEEGAPCTAIREVSLLKDLKHANIVTLHDIIHTDKSLTLVFEYLDKDLKQYMDDCGNILSMQNVKIFLFQILRGLAYCHKRKVLHRDLKPQNLLINDRGELKLADFGLARAKSVPTKTYSNEVVTLWYRPPDVLLGSSEYSTPIDMWGVGCIFYEMSAGRPLFPGSTVEDELHLIFRLLGTPTEVSWPGISSMDEFKSYKFPKYKTQPLINHAPRLDTDGIDLLLSFLKYESKKRMSADESMRQPYFRSLGTQAYTLPESISLFTLKEVQLQRDPGYRNYPESGNGKNRRQSLLF
- the LOC118400909 gene encoding cyclin-dependent kinase 17-like isoform X2; this translates as MKRSSGDGDTGRNNANRFWPPLPESSIEKMKRFRRRLSQTLRGSQTIDESLSELAEQITIEENAVKDNKPMVRNGHGLPPSAHSVNSFLHQYTGPFKKPPLRRPQSVIGGGGLGSLMAMPRNGSRLDIVHENMKMSSDGESDQASGTSSDEVQSPTGVCLRNRGNRRISAEDLNKRLSLPADIRIPDGYLEKLQLTSPSFDEPLSRRSRRASLSEIGFGKLETYIKLDKLGEGTYATVFKGRSKLTDNLVALKEIRLEHEEGAPCTAIREVSLLKDLKHANIVTLHDIIHTDKSLTLVFEYLDKDLKQYMDDCGNILSMQNVKIFLFQILRGLAYCHKRKVLHRDLKPQNLLINDRGELKLADFGLARAKSVPTKTYSNEVVTLWYRPPDVLLGSSEYSTPIDMWGVGCIFYEMSAGRPLFPGSTVEDELHLIFRLLGTPTEVSWPGISSMDEFKSYKFPKYKTQPLINHAPRLDTDGIDLLLSFLKYESKKRMSADESMRQPYFRSLGTQAYTLPESISLFTLKEVQLQRDPGYRNYPESGNGKNRRQSLLF
- the LOC118400909 gene encoding cyclin-dependent kinase 17-like isoform X3 encodes the protein MVRNGHGLPPSAHSVNSFLHQYTGPFKKPPLRRPQSVIGGGGLGSLMAMPRNGSRLDIVHENMKMSSDGESDQASGTSSDEVQSPTGVCLRNRGNRRISAEDLNKRLSLPADIRIPDGYLEKLQLTSPSFDEPLSRRSRRASLSEIGFGKLETYIKLDKLGEGTYATVFKGRSKLTDNLVALKEIRLEHEEGAPCTAIREVSLLKDLKHANIVTLHDIIHTDKSLTLVFEYLDKDLKQYMDDCGNILSMQNVKIFLFQILRGLAYCHKRKVLHRDLKPQNLLINDRGELKLADFGLARAKSVPTKTYSNEVVTLWYRPPDVLLGSSEYSTPIDMWGVGCIFYEMSAGRPLFPGSTVEDELHLIFRLLGTPTEVSWPGISSMDEFKSYKFPKYKTQPLINHAPRLDTDGIDLLLSFLKYESKKRMSADESMRQPYFRSLGTQAYTLPESISLFTLKEVQLQRDPGYRNYPESGNGKNRRQSLLF